The following nucleotide sequence is from Anguilla rostrata isolate EN2019 chromosome 3, ASM1855537v3, whole genome shotgun sequence.
GAGTCCCTGTTAGGGACTTGAGCGCGGTTCTGATATGAGCGGGCTACATACCTTCTCTCCTGCTGCAAAGCCTCCTTTCTGGCTTCTTGCTCCGCCTGCCGGGCCTCCAGCGCAGCCAATCGGGCCGCCTCTACCTCCTCCTGGTTCCTGGCGTAGCGCGCTGCGCGGTCGGCGCGgtcctgagggagagaggccCACGTCACTGCCTTCCAATATGACTGACACAACACACTACTAAAGGAGCTGCGAATGAGAGTTACTCATAAACCACTCAGGAGGTTTATCCAGAGCCAAAGCTGTGCTTTTCAGCGTTGTAATGCACTCCACCGTCTACAGTCGAATACTGACCTTACTTAGCCGTTACTACGGCTAGCAGCTCAAAAGAATTGCACAATAGGTTACAGCATTTCCCCAAAGAGAGAGGGTTTCAGATGGCAGAATATTCCCTGCCTTGCTGCAccacagcgcctcctctggcTAGTCAGAGGCATGCGGTCTGCCAGGACCTGCCGCACAGCTATTCCAAAACATCTGAACGATGAAATAAGGATGCCTCCTACCCAGAAGGTTGCAGTCCTAACCCTCACAGAGCGACGACGTAATCAGCCTGCAGCGCGGATCCGGAGCGCTCACCAAGGCGATCTGCTGCCTGACGCGGTCCCTGGCCGCCTTCTCCTCCGCCTTCTCCCGgttcctctcctccagcagccgCTTGGTCTTGTCCTCCTCCTGCTTGCGCTTGAAGTCCAGCATCTCCTTGCCCAATTTCCTGCGCTCCTGCTCCTTCTGCAGCTCCTTCTGCAGGGCCGCAGTGGAAAGCTCATTACACACAGCTGCGCCATTCCAAACAGTGCAGCGAAGATTCAATTGCCTAGCTCAACATGAATAATATCTCTCTTTCCCTAAGGATTATCAtggaacattattttattaaatctcTGCAAACACCTGGTACTTCCAGTGAAAATGGAAAAGCAATATCCTGTTAAGAAGAAACTGAGTACAGCTATGATTGATGCTTTGCAGTCTCATTATGTACCAATGTCTCTCATACGCCATAGGTAActtcaccaaaaaaatattttgtccaaATTTCGGACAGAAGGGCAGCAGCTAAATTATGATGGTGGCTGGTGAAGAGATCAGACcattgttttatgatttttatttttttaaatacctcgccctcttcttttttcttttgctcccGTCGATCTTCAAGTTTCTTGGTCAACCTGGATATAGATTCAGGATAACGTGAAAAAATGGGAAGTCACGGATGCTTCCTCTCAGTTATGCACATTTCCATCTTTGTGTCTTTGGAAGACCCACCTCTCCACCTTCACACTGAGGTCCTCATCCGTTCCAGAGTTCAGGGACGCTTCGTCTGATGACGTACTCCTATCCTCAGCGGGAGTCACATGACCTtcctctctgccctcctccACTGGCCCAGGCAGGGATTCTGGGAGGCAGGCAGCAGAAAGGTGGTTAAAATCAGCCAAGCTCCCGATGCTTCAAGTTCCTAACAACTCACCGGCCTCCATTTCCTCCCATGACAAATTTCACTAATCACTTCAAGGACAATCACGCATTAAGTGAAACTGGTATGCACCATCCAGTAGAAAGATGCTGCTAATCAAAACAACTTGACTGGCAACACCATTCTACCGGAAATCtgtggaatttgaaaaaaagactATATCAAGCCCTCAGAGACATCATGAAGGGGTTTCCAATGCAGggtctaaaaataaatacaaatacagtgaAGAGCAACAGTTGCCAGCAGACCGTCTAAGATAGTGCCCCACCCACCGCTGGGCGTGGTCGAAGCTGaagcgctctgattggccaggctgGGCGGTAGCGTGAAGCCTGGTGGGCCATTCTGAGGGGGGCAGGGCTGCTGCGTGGCTGGTTCTGGGGTGCCTGAGGGTGCGGACgacgtgtctgtctgtgcccctgTCATATCGCCGTCTGGACCCCCATCTGGAATCCCCATCTGTTGCCGGTGCATCTGTCCAGGACAGGGAAGCTAGGTCAGTCCTTTTGGCAGTCCTTCGCCATAAAATGTTAGCCATATATTACTCATTTACTGTTAGCGAAGAGCCACTCAATTATATAATACCAAATACAAACTCAGGGATAGTTAATGGATGACCGAAGAAAATTCCCGCTTTGACTTGGCAGTTGTTATATGAGGGAAAAAGGGTTACGTTTTCCTTCTCAAGTGCTGAGGCAGTGTCTACTTTAAGTGAAAAGCAGTACACGCAGATTTCCGAATATTTGATTTCCCAGCCTTGATATGCGATCACAGAGGCAGGTAAAGTTTAAAAGTCTGATGGGTGGAAAAGCAATGTTTACCTGTTTGACCTTAGCGATCCGCTTTACAAGCTCCTCAGCAGACATACTGCCTGCTATCACCTCAAGGGGAATCCCATTTTCTCCAATAAAGAAACTTGTTGGGATACACACCACAGggtcttcataaaaacacattaaggGTAATTGCCTGTATCTATagtaaaacattcagaaaactGAGACATTAATCCACCAACCACCGCCACCCCATCTGTTTCTTAATGGgggattataattttttatccAAGTGTAGTTCAAAATGAAGCCATAAACTCCACACTGAGGTTTTATCTGCGGAAAAGGATACAGATCTGAGAAAACTGCACACAGGTTTcactgaaagaaataaaataacaaaacatgaGTTTACAATGCAAAATTGCACAAGTTGatgcaaaaaaagtttgaaaatataataccTTGAATCTTACTTCTCGGGCaaattcttattttcataactGAACACCGCCTACCTGTTGGCGTCTATTTTTATCGCGACACAGCTGTTATTGGTGGCCTCGGCGACACTATCATCTTCCCAACAAGACAGCATCTGCGCAGACTGTGCATCGTCCCCTGAAAGACAACGTCCGGAAGCCAGGGTTAGTGACAACTGCGAAGTCACAGTGTACAAAGGGGCTTTAGTGGGCCTTTCCGTTACACGCTTGTCTCATTGCGGTACAGACTGTTCAACTTCCCTCGTTCACCAAAAGAGGCcaactaactagctagccacgTTGTTTTTTAACTTTACACAGTTCTTTCAGCTAAAGCCACCAGTTAATTCTGAATTCTTTACCGCTAGCTGACTTTTTATTTTCGATACTGTACGAAGAACTGGCTTgcttgctagctggctaacgtttGTGTCGCAATCAAACATTCCACAGTCTAGCAATAAGATTCGCAAGCTAGTGACAACAGCCTTGCTGGACTCTTTCTGTCCTAACATTAATCCTTACCCACAAACCATGCTAGTTAACATTAGCCAACTAGTTAACGTTGCTACCTGTCATTTTCATATGAACATTCGCATCCCCGTCCAACGATGTCTGTGTAGCGGGCAGTACATATTACCTGTAATAACGACGACGAAGATGGCGTTTTGCTGTTTGGCTGAGACGATGGCAGCGGGAATCGCTCCCTCAAACCaaatcatttttgtgatttacagtattatCAGGCCCACTTGAACACTGGAACGCCGAACCACATCAGTGTTCCCTGGAAGGAACCTTTAATCTCACCGACCAGATTAGCACACGTAGTGAAGGTGACGAAAACAAACCTCAATAACTTCCGGTTTCTggtttgtcaaaataaaagatcCTGCCAGGTCGTGCACTTGAACACTGTTCCTGGTTCTTTTATTGTGCATTCTCATGCTCTTAAAAGTGATATATACACGTACATACTGTAATAATAAGACAGACGGCAAAAAgcccacaaaacaaacaggtactgaagatggctgcagtacaggcctggcagagcatcaccagggaggatacccagcatctggtgatcactatgggtcacagacttcaggcagtcatcaaatgcaaaggatttgcaaccaaagTAATAaatgacaactttatttatgATTGTTAATGtgcccaattacttttggtcccctttttatacacagtccttccatttcaggacaccataatgtttggcacATATTGTTAgctaaatgaaagtagtcatactgtatatagtacTTTGCACATATCCTTTGCGTGCattgactgcttgaagtctgtgacacaAAAAGATCATCAGGTGCTGAGTattttccctggtgatgctctgctagTCATGTCCTGCAGCTATTTTCAActcctgtgtgttttgtgggcTAGTTTCCtgaagttttctcttcagcatatgaaacgtgtgttcatttggattcattTGGAACGACTTGGCCTGTCAATAATTCTCCTTATTTTGGCTTTGAGAAACTCCtttgttgttgtagtagtaTGCTTGAGAACATTGTcctgctgtaggatgaagcaatGTCTAATGAGTTTGGAGACATTTTCTTGAACTTTAGCAGaaaagatgcttctgtacacctccaaattcattctgctgctgttatcagcagttacatcatcagtgaagacaagtgagctagcacctgtggcagccatacatgctcaAATCATACCactcccaccaccatgtttcacagatgatggGTGGTTCTTTGTATCATGGGCATCCCTTTTGGcttccacactttgctcttgtcaTCACTCTGAAACTCGGAaacttggtctcatctgacctcAAGACTTTTTTCCAGAACACAGGGTGTTTTTGGTACTTCTTGTCAAACTTTAACCTGGCCATCCTTTTTTTTCAGCCAACTagtggtttgtatcttgcaATGCAGTCCCTGTAGTTCTGCTTGAAGTCTTCTTAGGAAGACTTGCCTCCTTGCtccctgaagagtgtttctgatctgttggacaggtgtccaagggtttttcttcattacggagagaattctttggtcatcaactgtacaGGTCTTCTTTGGCCTACCTGGccttttgtgattactgagctaaCAAGTGCtctctttttaatgatgttccaaacagttgattttgataagCCTAAGGTGTGGcatatgtctctgactgtttttttatttgtcagccTCATACTGGCTTCCTTGACAGTCATTGGTACACTCTAGTTGTCATGCTGACACCAATAATgtaatcaaaagcctagaatcaagacaaGACACTGAAACCTCACTCATGCCTGCACTAAGAAAGAAATTGAACATAccagactaatcagaaacacccgtaaagctatttgtcccaaacattatgaaacattgtgaaatgaaaatgtataaataaaagctgagaaactGCCCTTTAacaaaatgtgaattgtttgattacaaacctaacattgtggagtacagagccaaatcaagaacaaaATCTCTCTTTGTCATTGtcattatggagcttactgtatATCACCTCTTTGTTTCTGTCAAATACGTGTGTTCTTCATCTCACGATGCTTGCACACTACACCTGTATCTTTGGAAACAAGACCAGAGCTGCCTGGCCCTGCCAATAATATAGCAACAATTTACACTAGTTATTTATGATAATAGTTACAATTACATTTATCAATCTTCATATCTGTTTCACATGTTGTCATCTTGCTGTGACTACTTGCATATGTTTGCATGTAAAAAGTAAACAATTTGTTTTAGCCCCAAGAAGCCAATTCAAATGCGTAATGATTACATCAACTTTGATATTCTTACTTTAGAAATATTTTCATAGTTTATTATTAGGTGTTGAGGATCCTGTTTAGAACAGAACATTTCTGCTATAATTGGGAATTAGATTTGAATACATGCTTCTGTAATACAAGTAGTTAATGCAGGATACCAATAGATGGCACTAGCAACCTTTATTATCATTTCCTCTTGTATCAGTTTCTCTCTTCATACTTTCACAATGGCGGGTCTAGTTATTTTCACCAGCTGTCCACTTTGAAGATAAAATAGGTCAAggatatattaaaaaatgtaaacaattatATTTGCTCACGAAATCAACCTGATACAATCAACAGCGAGAAAATGTTTGACATTGCGATAGTTCAGCACAATACCAAGAAActtctacaaaaaaaagaaaaaaagaagaaaaatgtacatCCGATTGCAGTTTCTGCATATACAGGTGAGGTATGTGTGATTCATTGTACCATGCAGGTTGGTAGCCTATCCTACCTGCCCTGTAAAGGAAACAATCTGGTACAAATACTTTGAGAAGTAAATGTGTTTGGATTTAAATgtacttatttttgtttatgtttgtgccAGAGTGGTtactgaacacatttttgtttagatatcatttttttgttttgccatcTGTTAGGTAAACCCACTGGATGCCAGGTCGTGGCATCCGGGACCTCTACTCAGATTAGTCCAACCAAAATCATTATTCCTTAAAGAATGAGAATACATGTCTGTTCTAACCATTTGCTGATGGGGTTGTCAGAAAAATCACAGCAATGTTTTTGCCTGTATCCTTTTCATAGTACAAACATAATCCTTGCTGGACTGTAACAACCAATCACAGGTAAGTCTGCCGCTAATGCTAGTAAGTATCTGTGATATAGCACCTTTATTGAATATGACATGCTTTAAAGAAAAGGACAGACTTAACCACCTCCAATGTGTAGCCCCCACTTGGCTGATGtccggcagccattttgcaataGAATATCCACCACACATCACCTGCAATGGAATGGGAGGAAATCCGTAAAGCCAGCTAGGGACTATGGCTTGGCTATGAATAATGGTTACATAATGAGCATTGTACCTCATCagatctgtgttttgtagttgttccaatgacctttgatATGCACTGATTGAACACCACTTcagataaaagcgtctgccaaacaaatgtaatcGAATGTAATATGGGACAATTCATTTGCCAGATTGAGAATTTGGCAAGGCTACCAAGGAAACCCCTTAACTCTTTGTGACAAACAGTTTGGGACCTTAAATGACTAATGAAGGTAGGAGCTAGGTTTACCATCTCACCTGAGATGACATCTATAACTGTCCCTTGTCACTGCAATGGGGCAGTTTTTTGCTTATCCAACACCCTTTCCCGcaactttttttctccaggTCTCCAGTCACCCACCCGTGCAGAAACCAAGCTCATTTTCTAcagtaatcaggcaggaaaaagtcACAAGGGaggacattttatattttatttcataaaaggGATGGGGATAATTATAAGCATCTCTGAAAAGGCTGATATATCATCGCGTCTGCAGCTCGTCAGGTTGACTCACCCTTCTCCTGGACTGTTACGGTGACCGCCAGCATGGCTACCAGCCGCGCAGCCGAAGTGGCGCATCGCCCGCGGCACCCTTTACCATGGTAACGGGCGTGCTGTGCAAAACCCATGTGGGCTGTATGGTTATTCCACGGCAGACAGGCCCAGATCCAGTTCAATGCAAAGCACTTAGGAAAGCATGCGGCATGGTCTGCAAAGCAACTAACTCAACCCTCCTATATAAAACCCCCATATGCAACCCCTGGGGGTTCGATTGTTTGCCATGACACTTTCTCTACTGTGTTCCTGTAACGTTCTCCCATTTCCTCCCAGTCAGCACAAAGTTTAGTCTGCTTTAccttttaaaacaaagcatttcacATAATCCATAACCTTGAACAgcaaatttgttttgaattactTTTGGTGATTATTCATagagtaaatatttttaaaagcacagatCTGAGGAtagatcttttaaaaatgactctCCTCCAACCATATATGCATGGAGCATTTTAATTGGTAATTAAGATTATGTATTATGCTTCAGAAAAAGTAGTGCACATTTACTGTAAGAAAAAGATCCATGATCCAAAGTCAACTGCTATTATAAAATTATAGAACTTTGAGGAAGATTTCCTGAGTTTCGAAAACCAAAATTACCAGAAAAGATTAAATTCCCCACAGAGTGAATGCCATTAGGGAAGACAGATTCTCCACACTTCCAAGACCTCAATTTCACGGC
It contains:
- the LOC135250435 gene encoding UBX domain-containing protein 4-like; its protein translation is MIWFEGAIPAAIVSAKQQNAIFVVVITGDDAQSAQMLSCWEDDSVAEATNNSCVAIKIDANSETCVQFSQIYPVVCIPTSFFIGENGIPLEVIAGSMSAEELVKRIAKVKQMHRQQMGIPDGGPDGDMTGAQTDTSSAPSGTPEPATQQPCPPQNGPPGFTLPPSLANQSASASTTPSESLPGPVEEGREEGHVTPAEDRSTSSDEASLNSGTDEDLSVKVERLTKKLEDRREQKKKEEGEKELQKEQERRKLGKEMLDFKRKQEEDKTKRLLEERNREKAEEKAARDRVRQQIALDRADRAARYARNQEEVEAARLAALEARQAEQEARKEALQQERSSTTRIQFRLPDGSSFTNQFPSEAKLQEAQEFAAQEVGNRYGHFLLATMFPRREFTGEDLGRTLLELELVPSASVVLLPQTGRPTNTVVQSSGGGGFWALLGTIFCPLLTVWRFISSFIFGSPPPPGTSPRAPPQGPGPASASSSEPKRESIRRRAVEKRAEDFQRDGRIHRLRTQEDSEDDNNTWNGNSTQQM